From bacterium BMS3Abin02, the proteins below share one genomic window:
- a CDS encoding phosphodiesterase: MRVGLVSDVHGNTVALDAVLDEIARRGVDVIVCLGDLAANGPDPAGSVERIAALACPVVMGNTDADMVNMPDWWHDPNAVGAPEPARRIAEISLWCSERLTDEHRRFLAGLPKTIEVDLGAAGRLLGFHGSPRSATDVITATTPSDELDEMLTGADQAVLAGGHTHVSMVRRHHTQTIINPGSVGLPFVAYGHAGQVAVLDHAAYALVTADELEVGIELRQVPVDREQLSRQVEASGMPHSAWWVALRR; encoded by the coding sequence ATGCGGGTCGGCTTGGTCTCGGATGTCCATGGCAACACGGTGGCGCTCGACGCCGTCCTCGACGAGATCGCTCGGCGTGGCGTCGATGTGATCGTGTGTCTGGGGGACCTCGCAGCGAACGGTCCTGACCCTGCCGGTTCGGTGGAGCGGATCGCCGCACTGGCGTGCCCCGTGGTGATGGGCAACACCGACGCCGACATGGTGAACATGCCGGACTGGTGGCATGACCCCAATGCGGTTGGCGCCCCGGAGCCCGCCCGGCGGATCGCCGAGATCAGCCTGTGGTGCTCGGAGCGGCTCACAGACGAGCACCGGCGATTCCTCGCCGGACTCCCAAAGACTATCGAGGTCGACCTCGGTGCGGCCGGTCGGCTCCTCGGGTTCCACGGGTCACCGAGGTCCGCGACCGACGTCATCACGGCCACGACTCCTTCGGATGAGCTTGATGAGATGCTCACCGGCGCCGACCAGGCGGTATTGGCCGGCGGGCACACCCATGTGTCGATGGTGCGCCGTCATCACACCCAGACGATCATCAACCCCGGCAGCGTTGGGTTGCCGTTCGTCGCCTATGGCCACGCCGGCCAGGTAGCTGTCCTCGACCATGCCGCGTACGCGCTGGTCACAGCCGACGAACTCGAGGTGGGTATCGAACTTCGGCAAGTCCCCGTGGACCGGGAGCAGCTGTCCCGTCAGGTCGAGGCGAGCGGGATGCCGCACAGTGCCTGGTGGGTTGCACTTCGACGTTGA
- a CDS encoding 1,4-dihydroxy-2-naphthoyl-CoA hydrolase — translation MGASTTIQRRLEWIDTDAAGIWHYSTVIRYAEAAEAILHRELGIVEFTFGALPRVHVEFDFVRPVFFDEVVCITLTVGEVGDSSLTYHVELSVDGQQVTTGKVVAVLIDRQTEQATTWPEDIRAKLAGTW, via the coding sequence ATGGGTGCATCGACGACGATTCAACGGCGGCTCGAGTGGATCGATACGGATGCCGCGGGCATATGGCACTACTCCACGGTCATCCGATACGCCGAGGCCGCCGAGGCCATCCTCCACCGTGAGCTGGGTATCGTCGAGTTCACGTTCGGAGCGCTGCCCCGGGTCCACGTGGAGTTCGACTTCGTGCGCCCGGTCTTCTTCGATGAGGTCGTCTGTATCACGCTGACAGTGGGCGAGGTCGGGGACAGCTCGTTGACCTATCACGTCGAACTGTCCGTGGATGGGCAGCAGGTGACAACCGGCAAGGTCGTCGCGGTCCTCATAGATCGACAGACCGAGCAGGCAACAACGTGGCCAGAAGATATCCGCGCCAAGCTGGCGGGTACGTGGTAA
- the mutT gene encoding 8-oxo-dGTP diphosphatase, which yields MIDHRLVAGLFRAGDGVLLCHRRSDRRWYPDVWDLPGGHVDDGENPRRALVRELREELGVHVDVPTEGPDTVIRDRDARIELSIWLIDSWRGEIVNVAPDEHDDIRWFAAGDIASLSLAHPRYPELLRRALGDVL from the coding sequence GTGATCGATCACCGTCTTGTTGCGGGGCTGTTCCGGGCAGGCGATGGGGTCCTTCTCTGCCATCGCCGATCCGACCGGCGTTGGTACCCCGACGTGTGGGATCTCCCCGGAGGCCACGTCGACGACGGTGAGAACCCGCGACGCGCGCTTGTGCGTGAGCTGCGAGAGGAACTCGGTGTGCACGTCGATGTGCCCACCGAAGGACCGGATACGGTCATCCGGGATCGGGACGCGCGAATTGAGCTGTCTATCTGGCTCATCGACTCCTGGCGCGGCGAGATCGTGAACGTAGCCCCGGACGAACACGATGACATTCGCTGGTTCGCTGCCGGCGACATCGCCTCGCTGAGCCTTGCCCATCCGCGCTACCCCGAGCTGTTGCGGCGTGCCCTGGGAGACGTTCTGTAG
- the bclA gene encoding benzoate--CoA ligase → MIVKDHTVTVTPELTLSSTFNVAVPFVDRHLEEGRADKLAIRTNRGAEVTYGELAERVNRAGNALLGLGLARGDRVLMVVKDDPAFFYVFWGAIKAGLVPVPFNTLLRAKGYEFVIADSQAAAVIWSPEYDEAVVPALDVVTPGPPHRIRTEGEGTTLRSLLEAASPDLEPVATSPLDDCFWLYSSGSTGNPKGAIHRHRDMVVTSQHYGVEILGAREDDVFFSAAKLFFAYGLGNAMTFPLWVGGTAVLFDGRPTAESTFDVIGRFRPTLYFGVPTLYAAQLAAYDTLTPDTSSVRRCVSAGEALPPDILRRWKERTGLDILDGIGSTELLHIFISNRPGDIRPGSTGKSVPSYTARIVDDDGNDVPAGTAGRLLDRGHSAARAYWNDPEKTAATMFGDDWLDTGDTYLCDEDGYFYYQGRSDDMLKVGGIWVSPFEIEAKLMEHPLVLEAAVVGRRDDAGLVKPAASVVLIDPNGAGEELAAELRALCREGLAPYKYPRWIEFVGDLPKTATGKIQRFKLR, encoded by the coding sequence GTGATCGTGAAGGACCACACCGTGACCGTGACTCCGGAACTCACCCTATCGTCGACGTTCAACGTCGCTGTCCCCTTCGTCGATCGGCACCTGGAGGAGGGACGCGCCGACAAGCTCGCCATCAGGACGAACCGCGGGGCCGAGGTCACTTACGGGGAGCTGGCGGAGCGGGTGAACCGGGCAGGGAATGCACTGCTCGGCCTGGGCCTGGCTCGCGGGGACCGCGTCCTGATGGTGGTGAAGGACGACCCTGCCTTCTTTTATGTCTTTTGGGGCGCCATCAAAGCCGGGCTCGTCCCCGTCCCATTCAATACGTTGCTGCGGGCCAAAGGCTACGAGTTCGTCATCGCCGACTCGCAGGCGGCTGCAGTCATCTGGTCTCCTGAGTACGACGAGGCGGTGGTTCCGGCCCTCGACGTCGTCACTCCCGGCCCTCCCCACCGGATCCGCACCGAAGGGGAGGGCACGACGCTGCGATCCCTTCTGGAGGCGGCTTCCCCCGACCTCGAGCCTGTCGCCACGTCTCCCCTCGATGACTGCTTCTGGCTGTACTCCTCAGGGTCGACCGGTAACCCGAAGGGTGCGATCCACCGTCACCGGGACATGGTGGTCACGTCACAGCACTATGGCGTGGAGATCCTCGGCGCCCGGGAGGACGACGTGTTCTTCTCCGCCGCGAAACTGTTCTTCGCCTACGGCTTGGGCAACGCTATGACCTTCCCCCTGTGGGTGGGTGGCACCGCCGTCCTCTTCGACGGCCGCCCCACCGCCGAATCGACATTCGATGTGATCGGTCGATTCCGGCCCACGCTCTACTTCGGGGTTCCGACCCTGTACGCGGCGCAGCTCGCCGCCTATGACACCCTGACGCCCGATACCTCGTCGGTACGGCGGTGCGTCTCCGCCGGGGAAGCGCTTCCACCGGACATCCTCCGGAGGTGGAAAGAGCGTACCGGGCTCGACATCCTCGACGGTATCGGGTCGACGGAGTTGCTGCACATCTTCATCTCCAACCGGCCCGGGGACATTCGGCCCGGCTCCACCGGCAAGTCCGTCCCGAGCTACACGGCCCGGATCGTCGATGACGACGGCAACGACGTACCGGCCGGTACGGCAGGGCGTCTTCTCGATCGCGGCCATTCTGCCGCCAGGGCATACTGGAACGACCCGGAGAAGACCGCGGCGACGATGTTCGGCGACGACTGGCTCGATACCGGCGACACCTACTTGTGCGACGAGGACGGCTACTTCTACTACCAGGGTCGTAGCGACGACATGCTGAAGGTAGGCGGGATCTGGGTCTCACCGTTCGAGATCGAGGCGAAGCTCATGGAGCATCCCCTCGTTCTCGAGGCGGCCGTCGTGGGCCGCCGAGACGACGCCGGCCTGGTGAAACCGGCCGCATCCGTTGTCCTCATCGACCCCAATGGCGCCGGTGAGGAGTTGGCGGCGGAGCTGCGAGCCCTGTGCCGGGAGGGCCTTGCCCCCTACAAGTACCCCCGCTGGATCGAGTTCGTCGGCGACCTGCCGAAGACCGCGACCGGCAAGATCCAGCGGTTCAAGCTGCGTTAG
- a CDS encoding plasmid pRiA4b ORF-3-like protein, with amino-acid sequence MGWLGGHVHLFDVDGTRYGMPDPDWDTGDLDEKRFRLGDILSTVGSQMRWDYDFGRRTGDERNHVGGGDDHHSCRFLTSRTEPVF; translated from the coding sequence ATGGGTTGGCTGGGCGGTCACGTCCACCTCTTCGACGTCGATGGAACCCGCTATGGCATGCCGGACCCGGATTGGGACACCGGCGACCTCGACGAGAAGCGGTTCCGGCTGGGTGACATCCTTTCCACGGTCGGGTCGCAGATGCGTTGGGACTACGACTTCGGCCGGCGTACCGGCGACGAACGGAACCATGTTGGAGGCGGCGACGATCACCACTCGTGTCGTTTCCTCACCTCTCGAACTGAACCGGTCTTCTGA
- a CDS encoding bifunctional 3-demethylubiquinone-9 3-methyltransferase/ 2-octaprenyl-6-hydroxy phenol methylase, producing MDDWDRSAEMNRRAWDEIAGPRHAWRLAQGYDAGFFARGGVCLPDPVRDALGNVAGKSLLHLQCATGEETLSWAVLGAQVTAVDISELQIGIAHRTAADAGVEVEFVTADVGELPSVLNGRTFHVVYTATGVLTWIPDLWRWARIVASLVTTEGRFMLFEEHPVASCLWGGEDGIEVADYYFARGRPLPGIGWSHFPGGDDAREEKVEFHWPLGDVVTALVDSGLRIVRLEEFPAAPEWRFGPQRARVAQLPGLFLLVASR from the coding sequence ATGGACGACTGGGACAGATCTGCGGAGATGAATCGGCGGGCATGGGATGAGATCGCCGGACCGCGGCACGCGTGGAGGTTGGCACAAGGCTACGACGCGGGGTTCTTTGCTCGCGGTGGGGTGTGTCTGCCGGATCCTGTCCGTGACGCGCTGGGGAATGTGGCGGGAAAGTCGCTCCTGCATCTGCAGTGTGCTACCGGGGAGGAGACGTTGTCGTGGGCGGTGTTAGGGGCGCAAGTGACGGCGGTGGACATCTCCGAGCTTCAGATCGGGATCGCCCACCGGACTGCGGCGGATGCCGGTGTAGAGGTGGAGTTCGTCACCGCCGATGTTGGCGAGCTTCCGAGTGTGCTGAATGGTCGGACGTTCCATGTGGTGTACACGGCCACAGGAGTGCTCACCTGGATCCCCGATCTATGGCGGTGGGCGAGGATCGTCGCGTCGCTGGTCACGACTGAAGGCCGATTCATGTTGTTCGAGGAGCATCCGGTCGCCTCGTGTCTGTGGGGCGGGGAGGACGGGATCGAGGTGGCCGACTACTACTTCGCCCGTGGCCGGCCGCTTCCGGGGATCGGGTGGAGTCACTTCCCGGGTGGCGACGATGCCCGGGAGGAGAAAGTCGAATTCCACTGGCCGCTCGGCGACGTGGTTACCGCCCTGGTCGACTCCGGGCTGCGGATCGTCCGCCTGGAGGAGTTCCCAGCCGCCCCCGAATGGAGATTCGGGCCTCAGCGGGCGCGGGTGGCGCAGTTGCCGGGTCTCTTTCTGCTGGTCGCCAGTCGTTGA
- a CDS encoding RES domain protein — protein MITERLRDGRQWLRVADEAWSDPLDPTYAETHGGRWNPPRSFPVLYLNEDIDTARSQIHLMLEGQPVDPEDLDPPFVLVTATLPRAQVVADAVTDVGLEAVGLPRTYPVDESRARIPREHCQAIGVAMHDAGLRGVHCRSAATLDGSGRELAWFPARPSSKARQVGDSVPFPEWWGSE, from the coding sequence GTGATCACCGAGCGCCTCCGAGATGGCCGTCAGTGGCTGCGCGTTGCCGATGAGGCGTGGTCCGACCCGCTCGACCCGACCTATGCGGAGACGCACGGCGGCCGCTGGAACCCACCCCGTTCGTTTCCGGTCCTCTACCTGAACGAAGACATCGATACGGCCCGCTCCCAGATCCACCTCATGCTGGAGGGACAGCCAGTCGACCCGGAGGATCTCGACCCGCCGTTCGTGCTCGTCACCGCGACGCTCCCTCGCGCCCAGGTCGTTGCCGACGCCGTTACCGACGTCGGTCTCGAGGCCGTCGGTCTGCCGAGGACGTATCCGGTAGACGAATCGAGAGCGCGTATTCCTCGAGAACACTGCCAAGCGATCGGCGTCGCGATGCACGACGCCGGCCTGCGCGGTGTCCACTGCCGGTCGGCAGCTACGCTCGACGGCAGTGGGCGTGAGCTGGCCTGGTTTCCGGCACGCCCGTCTTCGAAGGCCCGCCAGGTCGGCGATTCGGTCCCATTCCCCGAGTGGTGGGGGAGCGAGTAG